The DNA segment ATCCTGTACTAATATACACAAACCATGCAAGCATGCCACCCAAAGATGCAAATAGAACATGCCATGGTTTATGAATGTTGAACGCAAAACAAAAACCTATGCATGCAAGCAATGCATAAATACATTGTAAAAAAATATGCATTAGTATAACCTCAGATCAAATAAAATATAGACAGCGCAAAACCTGTCCCTAGTGCAATTGCTGTTGCAATCAAAAACGATTCGGTGAATTTTGCAAGTCCGGACATCAAGTCTCCGGCCATAATATCCCTCATAAAATTCGTAATCGCAACCCCCGGAACCAGATTCATCAAGGAGCCTATCAGGATAATATCAATTGAGTTGCCGAGCCCAAGTCCTGTTAAAATTATAGCTGCTGCCGTAGAAACCGTACTAGACACAATATTTGTAAAGAAAATATTCATGTGGAACCGGTTGATGCTGATATATGAATATTTGATAAGTGCACTGCTAAGAGCACTACAAAGAGCATCTCTTATATCACCGCCAAATAAAAGCGTAAAAGATAGCCCTATCAGTGTGCCGGCTAAAATCTGAAGAAAAAGATTATAGACTTTTTTATTTTCAATTGTGGTAATTTGTTTTTGCATTTCATTATAATCCATTTTTTCAAGCGCAATTTTTCTGCATAGCTGGTTGTATAAATCTACTTTTTCCAAATTAACGTCAATTGAATATATACGCTTAGATTTTGTGTGAACCTGCCCATCTGTCGTATTTATAGTAGTTATTATAAACGATGGGATGGCAAAAACTTCAACTGAATCAATTCCATATGCTTTAATGATTCGCTTTATAGATTCTTCAACACGGTATACTTCCCCGCCATTGCAAAGTATTCCTTCCCCAATTTGCAATGCACTTTCTAATAGCTGATCATATTCCATTCAATTTTTTCCTTAAAAATATTAATTAATGCAGTAATAAATATACCAAATGATAACTTAAGTGTCAATTCAATCATTTCTTCTAAAAACAAAAATCCTGTAATATTTACAGGATTTTGCTGCAAGATAGACGAACTCTGCTTACTGTTTATTCATTATTATCCTTTTCTAGTTTTTGTCGTCTTTTTTTATGACTGTTTGAACTCTCGCTTCAATATATTTCGGCACTTTATCAATAGAAATATTAAGCGCGGCAGATAATTCGCCGTACAATAACTCTTCTGCCCGTTTCATGAATCTCTCGTCAATCTGCCCAAGTTTGCGCTTTTGCTGCACCATTAGTTGTCTTTTGTCATATATCGACATTACAAGTTCAATTAAATCGGCACAGTCATAATTTTTTATATAAGTTTCGTAATGCTCGGACAACTGTGTAAAATTCTTGTTGTGATATATTTCAGCCTGAATTGTTGGAATCATATCAATAAGATGCTCTGCTTCTTCTGCCGAAATAATCTGCCTCATAAATACTTTTGTATTATTAACGGGAGTATATATAACACATTCCTGATATAGCGGCTTAAGAACATAATAAAGCTGTTCCTTATTAATATCGTGAATTTCCGGCGTCGTTATATTCACAATCTTACACACGCCTGAATTACCATATACAATTAAATCCCCCACCTGATACATTATATTACCTCCGTATTATTAATCATTATTTGCCCAGGGGCGTAACCCGCCGTAATATTTTTGCAATATGTTCTTGAGTCGCTTCATCCAGAAAACACAAACTTTTTTGTGCTTTTGCCTGGGTTGTTAATCTTTTTAATGAGTACAGCTTGCGCCCAAGCAAACTGTAACGTTAAGCCATTTGCAGTTGCCATTTTCAAGAAGTCCTTCACAATCAGGCAATTTTAATAATTCTGTGTTTGCATAACGATTAATCGTTGCCATAAAACCACCTTATACCAAATATTTTTAACAGTGGCTTCCTTTAGAAACAAAACGTGTAGCTTTGACAACTGGACTTACGTTTATCAAAACTACACGTTGCATATTCATTTTATCATTTTTTTAAAACAAAATGTAAGCAGAAAGTTTCAATTTTTTTAATTTACCTAATAGCTCTAGTTTAATTTAGGTTATAAACATGAAGAAGTGC comes from the Bacillota bacterium genome and includes:
- a CDS encoding threonine/serine exporter family protein encodes the protein MEYDQLLESALQIGEGILCNGGEVYRVEESIKRIIKAYGIDSVEVFAIPSFIITTINTTDGQVHTKSKRIYSIDVNLEKVDLYNQLCRKIALEKMDYNEMQKQITTIENKKVYNLFLQILAGTLIGLSFTLLFGGDIRDALCSALSSALIKYSYISINRFHMNIFFTNIVSSTVSTAAAIILTGLGLGNSIDIILIGSLMNLVPGVAITNFMRDIMAGDLMSGLAKFTESFLIATAIALGTGFALSIFYLI
- a CDS encoding CarD family transcriptional regulator, whose protein sequence is MYQVGDLIVYGNSGVCKIVNITTPEIHDINKEQLYYVLKPLYQECVIYTPVNNTKVFMRQIISAEEAEHLIDMIPTIQAEIYHNKNFTQLSEHYETYIKNYDCADLIELVMSIYDKRQLMVQQKRKLGQIDERFMKRAEELLYGELSAALNISIDKVPKYIEARVQTVIKKDDKN